The nucleotide window ATAATAGACATATCCGATTATATCCCGGCCCCGGGGAAGCGTCGTTTCATTAAATCCGCCCGGCGTATACAATGAAAATTTATTGTTTATATAAAGGGGAAAGATAATTTTCAGCCGAAGACGCGCCTTTACACATGCCTGTTCGAGTGTCCGGATACATTTGTTCGATATGGTTGGCTCATAATACCGGCGGTTCGGCAAGTCGCTCGGGACGATTGCGGCAACTGCCGCGCTGGAGCGCCGCACCGAGATTTCCGGCACATAGTATCCGGCATGTTCGTGACGGATGATATCTTCGCTTTCGAGCGCATCGAGCGCCTTGCGCAGCGTGGCCACAGACACATGGTAACGGCGGCACAGTTCTTTCTGCATGGGAAGCCGGTGAGTTTCGGAATAAACGCCGTTGAATATGTCCTGCTGTATCCGGAGTCTGGTCCGTTGCCAGGCAAGCGGAATCCTGAGGGGACCGCTTTCAGCAATACGGCCGCTTTTTTTGCCGGCTGCATCAATGAATGACGGGTCGAATTTGCGGTAAATGCCCTGCTTGCGGAAACAGTCAAGAACATTCCGCTCTTTCAGAACGGCAACGGCCTTTGACATGCTGACAAGTGAGACGCCGGGCGCCGTCATCGGAGTTGATATAGAATTGATAAAACCCTTCGGTTTCCACTTTCACATAACCATGGAGAATTGCCGCAAAGGGATCGGGTTGTCGAACATCATTGAGCCACAGATTAGAGGTCGTCCCCGAGAGATCGAGTGAGAGGGTGGTGAAATCCGGGAGTTTTTCATATTGGCCGGTGTACACTTCATAATCGAGTCCCAGGGTTGGGGCCTGGGGGGCGATGGGGTTCCAGAGT belongs to Chitinivibrionales bacterium and includes:
- a CDS encoding GntR family transcriptional regulator; translated protein: MTAPGVSLVSMSKAVAVLKERNVLDCFRKQGIYRKFDPSFIDAAGKKSGRIAESGPLRIPLAWQRTRLRIQQDIFNGVYSETHRLPMQKELCRRYHVSVATLRKALDALESEDIIRHEHAGYYVPEISVRRSSAAVAAIVPSDLPNRRYYEPTISNKCIRTLEQACVKARLRLKIIFPLYINNKFSLYTPGGFNETTLPRGRDIIGYVYYAIEYYDLNEKILSMLKGNSKPVGIIDPTGIMAECREMVEGSHIRASIFAGTTNAQSAVQVMRFLAASGHTRSIFISPLHGYDWSKKRYEHCRRFCLQSGGKFHCSLIARDRRLTTSDLRQKANARCSPGILEQAYAQWKTTAPPGSAPTTTSLRLHANSCSAKELTFRNNCR